A stretch of Triticum aestivum cultivar Chinese Spring chromosome 1D, IWGSC CS RefSeq v2.1, whole genome shotgun sequence DNA encodes these proteins:
- the LOC123180914 gene encoding cationic amino acid transporter 2, vacuolar: MQQGSRFSWSDLQSLARRKPAASAAAADGRRLAKALSVPHLTAIGVGSTIGAGIYVLVGTVAREHAGPALTLSFLIAGIAAALSALCYAELSCRFPSAGSAYHYSYICIGESVAWLIGWALILEYTIGGSSVARGISPNLALFFGGQDKLPFFLAQVHVKWLDTPVDPCAAILVLIVTALLCLGIKESSLVEGVITIANVAIMLFVICAGGWLGFQNGWPGYDVLKGYFPNGASGVFSGSATLFFAYIGFDAVASTAEEVKNPQLDLPWGMCLTLSLCCFLYMMVSAVIVGLVPYNAMDPDTPISSAFAQYGMQWAAYVISSGVVLALIASLIGAILPQPRIVMAMARDGLLPPIFSAVGQRTQVPTLSTILTGICATILAFFMDVSQLAGMVSVGTLLAFTMVAISLLIVRYAPPNDMPMGGVDPSSPESLALHTGHSEADEGISEGPFGNVDEAPTASEIANMVRRQKAKGYIVMVCFGVITFVLAVSFSSLPFSIRCTTCALRSLLLLGATIVLSCIGQDKSSSRQTEGFMCPFVPVLPICCILINVYLLMNLGSHTWIRVSIWLAAGALIYLFYGRNHSSLTGTAYERVSPA, encoded by the exons ATGCAGCAGGGAAGCCGCTTCTCCTGGTCGGATTTGCAGAGCCTGGCGCGCCGGAAGCCGGCGGCCTCCGCGGCAGCGGCGGATGGCCGACGCCTTGCTAAGGCGCTCTCCGTTCCCCACCTCACGGCCATTG GTGTTGGCTCGACGATCGGCGCCGGCATATATGTCCTGGTAGGAACCGTGGCTCGTGAGCATGCAGGACCAGCCTTGACACTTTCCTTTCTAATTGCTGGCATTGCTGCTGCTCTTTCTGCCTTGTGTTATGCCGAGCTTTCTTGCCGCTTCCCTTCAGCAGGAAGTGCTTATCACTATTCCTACATTTGCATTGGAGAGAG TGTCGCTTGGCTGATTGGTTGGGCTTTGATTCTCGAGTACACGATCGGTGGATCATCAGTGGCACGTGGCATCTCACCAAACTTG GCTCTGTTTTTTGGTGGCCAAGACAAGTTGCCCTTCTTCTTAGCACAAGTACATGTTAAATGGCTTGACACCCCAGTTGATCCTTGTGCTGCCATTCTTGTCCTCATAGTCACCGCATTACTTTGTCTGGGAATTAAGGAG AGCTCACTTGTGGAAGGCGTCATCACCATTGCAAATGTCGCAATTATGCTGTTTGTCATTTGTGCCGGTGGATGGTTAGGATTCCAGAATGGCTGGCCTGGTTATGATGTTCTGAAAGG TTACTTCCCGAATGGTGCAAGTGGAGTTTTTTCTGGATCAGCAACCCTCTTCTTTGCTTACATTGGTTTTGATGCAGTTGCCAGTACAGCTGAAGAG GTGAAGAATCCTCAACTTGATCTTCCATGGGGAATGTGTTTGACCCTGTCATTGTGCTGCTTCCTCTATATGATGGTTTCTGCTGTTATTGTCGGTCTGGTGCCATATAATGCAATGGATCCTGACACCCCTATTTCATCTGCATTTGCTCAATATGGAATGCAATGGGCAGC GTATGTCATTTCCAGTGGGGTTGTTCTTGCTCTCATAGCATCACTGATTGGCGCTATTCTCCCTCAG CCAAGAATTGTCATGGCTATGGCAAGAGATGGACTGCTTCCCCCAATATTCTCAGCTGTTGGTCAACGGACTCAAGTCCCAACATTGAGCACAATTCTGACTGGGATATGTGCTACTATCCTTGCTTTTTTCATGGATGTGTCACAATTGGCAGGGATG GTAAGCGTGGGCACACTATTGGCATTTACAATGGTTGCGATTTCTCTTTTAATAGTAAGATATGCTCCTCCAAATGATATGCCAATGGGAGGCGTTGATCCATCCTCACCTGAATCACTAGCTTTACATACTGGGCATTCAGAGGCAGATGAGGGAATTTCGGAGGGTCCTTTTGGCAATG TTGATGAAGCACCTACTGCTAGTGAGATCGCCAATATGGTAAGGCGACAAAAAGCTAAAGGATATATAGTGATGGTTTGCTTTGGGGTCATCACCTTTGTGCTAGCGGTTTCTTTCTCCTCTTTGCCATT TTCCATACGATGCACAACATGTGCCTTACGTAGCTTGCTCTTGCTCGGTGCTACCATTGTACTTTCATGCATCGGACAAGACAAGTCGTCTTCACGACAAACTGAAG GTTTCATGTGCCCGTTTGTACCTGTACTTCCAATATGCTGCATCCTCATCAACGTGTACCTTCTAATGAACCTCGG GAGTCACACGTGGATCCGTGTTTCTATATGGCTTGCGGCTGGTGCACTAATATATCTCTTCTATGGTCGAAATCACAGTTCCCTGACAGGAACGGCCTACGAGCGCGTGTCACCTGCATGA
- the LOC123180915 gene encoding protein RRP6-like 2 — protein sequence MEADEAPHPPPPWKQNKSAVAVEASSGPLASAAARLSARSRAIPPARDFHFYNNFPSFKSPVAAAAARAESSLGGLGASTLLPKQQQQQPPFPTEDLDDAYDWLVARNDDLLEMFAASADEFKALREKEEAQGRKVAAEEMAGDGFQVVYGKKKKKMGMGEEGVGRSEAFGSSGSVRMATMDRAAASGPKPKVPFHIPTIPRPQDVHRIVVDNTSKPFDHAFLERSDDGARAIHPLEKLPMEQLFDRRVPESEPLKPPALDDTPFTFVEDRKTLEVLVTKLKSATEFAVDLEHNHYRSFQGLTCLMQISTRTEDFIVDTLKLRNCLGENLREVFQDPTKKKVMHGAGRDIIWLQRDFGIYVCNLFDTGQASRILQMDRNSLEHLLQYFCGVTANKEYQSADWRLRPLPDEMTKYAREDTHYLLYIYDLMRLRLVNESSGDDLLLEVCKRSNEICLQLYEKELLTDSSYLYIHGLKENDLSARQLAVLAGLYKWRDGVARAEDESTGYILPNKTLLEIAKQMPVTTGRLKRTVKSKNKFLEHYLGHVITIIRNAVANANAFESIAEQLKKGRLEELMAAEAKDGSEDTEMIPAVDADSNESNLQLIAEPDVAPTVITNVHTASFCTGNVTSGASLGNLQLDNITPETKSFGALPGATGQADTVIPSNGGGQQQVIKATVQVSKRPTAFGALLGKPSTARRPNLFPGFSSEQSKSKVEKIKSSVVLPFHHFSGGANPPATSLPVAKSAEPEAEIMCEDPASRMEEVIQLDTGTDDPENGNADGQSECKPGDTNVSSSPPELSSGIEQRFRSLNESRDLQQKHQAPEEPEFNDQLKAFDYAEARKNTSFGEVRSERRKDNVVARAINVDSGDKRKSLKQTPGAGGGEEDEGNFQNPRRRQAFPPSGNRSATYH from the exons ATGGAAGCGGACGaggcccctcacccgccgccgccgtggaAGCAGAACAAGTCGGCCGTGGCCGTCGAGGCCTCGTCAGGcccgctcgcctccgccgccgcgcgcctctcAGCCCGCTCCCGCGCGATCCCTCCGGCCCGCGACTTCCATTTCTACAACAACTTCCCCTCCTTCAAgtcccccgtcgccgccgccgccgccagggccgAGTCCTCCCTGGGCGGCCTCGGCGCTTCCACGCTCCttcccaagcagcagcagcagcagccgccttTCCCCACGGAGGACCTCGACGACGCCTACGACTGGCTCGTCGCCCGCAATGACGACCTGCTCGAGATGTTTGCCGCCTCCGCGGACGAGTTCAAGGCGCTGCGGGAGAAGGAGGAGGCCCAGGGACGGAAGGTCGCGGCAGAAGAGATGGCGGGGGACGGGTTCCAGGTTGTCtacggcaagaagaagaagaagatgggtaTGGGAGAGGAAGGAGTTGGCAGAAGTGAGGCCTTTGGATCTTCTGGTTCGGTGAGGATGGCCACCATGGATAGGGCTGCAGCATCAGGGCCAAAGCCGAAGGTGCCCTTCCACATCCCCACCATCCCACGCCCGCAGGACGTGCACCGCATTGTGGTGGACAACACGAGCAAGCCATTCGACCATGCCTTCCTTGAGCGCAGTGATGATGGTGCCCGTGCCATACACCCACTG GAAAAACTCCCCATGGAGCAACTATTTGACAGGCGTGTTCCTGAAAGTGAGCCATTAAAGCCACCTGCTTTAGATGACACCCCTTTTACATTTGTTGAAGACCGGAAAACCTTGGAAGTGTTGGTGACAAAGCTGAAGAGTGCAACTGAGTTTGCT gTTGATTTGGAACACAACCACTATAGGTCTTTTCAGGGTCTCACCTGCCTGATGCAGATTTCAACTAGAACTGAGGACTTTATTGTAGATACTCTTAAGCTCCGCAATTGTCTTGGTGAGAACTTGAGAGAAGTTTTTCAAGATCCAACTAAGAAGAAG GTAATGCATGGGGCAGGTCGTGATATAATATGGCTTCAAAGAGACTTTGGAATATACGTGTGCAACCTTTTCGACACAGGGCAG GCTTCAAGAATCTTACAAATGGACCGCAACAGCCTGGAGCATCTTCTGCAATATTTCTGTGGAGTGACAGCAAACAAAGA ATATCAGAGTGCAGATTGGAGGCTGAGGCCACTTCCTGATGAAATGACCAA GTATGCTAGAGAAGATACACACTATCTGCTCTACATATATGACTTGATGCGATTGCGATTGGTGAATGAGTCTTCAGGCGATGATCTTCTTTTGGAG GTTTGCAAGCGCAGCAATGAAATTTGCTTGCAACTATATGAGAAGGAGCTGCTGACTGATTCATCATACCTTTATATACATGG GTTGAAAGAAAATGACTTGAGTGCAAGGCAGCTGGCAGTTCTTGCT GGTCTATATAAATGGAGAGATGGCGTCGCTCGTGCTGAGGATGAGAGCACTGGTTATATATTACCCAATAAGACTCTACTTGAAATAG CCAAACAGATGCCTGTGACCACTGGGAGGTTAAAAAGAACAGTGAAGTCAAAAAATAAATTTCTTGAGCACTATCTCGGACATGTCATTACTATCATAAGGAATGCCGTCGCAAATGCCAATGCTTTTGAAAGTATAGCTGAGCAACTGAAGAAAGGAAGGCTGGAAGAG ttaATGGCGGCAGAAGCGAAGGACGGCAGTGAAGACACTGAAATGATTCCTGCCGTCGATGCTGATAGTAATGAAAGTAATCTTCAGCTGATTGCTGAACCTGATGTAGCTCCCACAGTGATTACAAATGTCCATACTGCTTCTTTCTGTACTGGGAATGTTACGAGCGGAGCTTCTTTAGGTAATTTGCAACTAGATAACATCACACCTGAAACCAAGAGCTTTGGGGCGTTGCCAGGCGCTACTGGGCAAGCAGATACAGTGATACCGAGCAATGGTGGTGGTCAGCAGCAA GTAATAAAGGCAACAGTTCAAGTATCAAAGAGACCTACGGCTTTTGGTGCTCTGTTAGGAAAACCCTCTACCGCAAGAAGGCCAAATCTATTTCCAGGATTTTCAAGTGAGCAG AGTAAAAGCAAGGTGGAGAAGATCAAGTCTTCCGTGGTACTGCCTTTCCATCATTTCTCAGGTGGTGCAAATCCTCCAGCAACTAGCCTTCCAGTAGCAAAATCGGCGGAACCTGAAGCGGAAATCATGTGCGAGGATCCTGCGTCTCGGATGGAGGAAGTGATTCAGCTGGACACTGGAACAGATGACCCAGAAAACGGCAACGCAGATGGACAGAGCGAGTGCAAACCTGGAGACACCAATGTGTCTAGCTCCCCTCCTGAGCTTTCCTCTGGCATCGAGCAGCGCTTCAGATCCCTCAACGAGAGCAGAGACCTTCAACAGAAGCACCAAGCACCGGAAGAACCAGAATTTAATGATCAGCTGAAGGCCTTCGATTACGCTGAAGCTAGAAAGAATACTTCATTTGGAGAGGTTAGATCTGAGAGAAGAAAGGACAATGTAGTGGCCAGGGCTATCAATGTGGATTCTGGAGATAAACGGAAAAGTTTGAAACAAACCCCCGGTGCCGGTGGTGGGGAAGAGGATGAGGGGAATTTCCAGAATCCACGAAGGCGACAGGCTTTCCCACCTTCTGGCAACAGGAGTGCTACGTACCATTAG